A DNA window from Paralichthys olivaceus isolate ysfri-2021 chromosome 3, ASM2471397v2, whole genome shotgun sequence contains the following coding sequences:
- the gpx4a gene encoding glutathione peroxidase 4a isoform X2, with amino-acid sequence MRPIHVLLLLGAVTSSGIVLATSAPTEDWQTATSIYDFSATDIDGNVVSLEKYRGNVVIITNVASKUGKTPVNYSQFAQMYATYAERGLRILAFPSNQFGNQEPGSESQIKQFAESYHAHFDMFSKINVNGANAHPLWKWLKEQPNGRGFLGNSIKWNFTKFLINREGQVVKRYGILSDPSVVEKDLPQYL; translated from the exons ATGAGGCCGATCCATGTGTTGTTGCTTCTCGGGGCTGTGACGAGCAGCGGAATTGTCCTCGCGACG TCTGCCCCGACAGAGGACTGGCAGACGGCCACGTCTATTTATGACTTCTCAGCGACAGATATTGATGGCAATGTGGTTTCCCTGGAGAAGTACAG ggGGAATGTTGTCATCATTACCAACGTTGCCTCTAAATGAGGCAAAACCCCAGTAAACTACTCTCAGTTTGCGCAGATGTACGCCACGTATGCTGAGAGAGGTTTACGCATCCTCGCCTTCCCCTCTAACCAGTTTGGGAACCAG gagCCTGGCAGTGAGTCTCAGATCAAACAGTTTGCTGAGTCTTACCACGCTCACTTCGACATGTTCAGTAAGATCAATGTGAACGGAGCCAACGCTCACCCTCTGTGGAAGTGGTTGAAGGAGCAGCCCAACGGGAGAGGCTTCCTGGGAAA CAGTATCAAGTGGAACTTCACCAAG TTTTTGATCAATCGAGAGGGGCAGGTGGTGAAGAGATACGGAATCCTGAGTGATCCAAGT GTGGTGGAGAAGGATCTTCCCCAATACCTTTAA
- the gpx4a gene encoding glutathione peroxidase 4a isoform X1, whose amino-acid sequence MRPIHVLLLLGAVTSSGIVLATVLFFVLTTTSAPTEDWQTATSIYDFSATDIDGNVVSLEKYRGNVVIITNVASKUGKTPVNYSQFAQMYATYAERGLRILAFPSNQFGNQEPGSESQIKQFAESYHAHFDMFSKINVNGANAHPLWKWLKEQPNGRGFLGNSIKWNFTKFLINREGQVVKRYGILSDPSVVEKDLPQYL is encoded by the exons ATGAGGCCGATCCATGTGTTGTTGCTTCTCGGGGCTGTGACGAGCAGCGGAATTGTCCTCGCGACGGTACTGTTCTTTGTCTTGACCACAACG TCTGCCCCGACAGAGGACTGGCAGACGGCCACGTCTATTTATGACTTCTCAGCGACAGATATTGATGGCAATGTGGTTTCCCTGGAGAAGTACAG ggGGAATGTTGTCATCATTACCAACGTTGCCTCTAAATGAGGCAAAACCCCAGTAAACTACTCTCAGTTTGCGCAGATGTACGCCACGTATGCTGAGAGAGGTTTACGCATCCTCGCCTTCCCCTCTAACCAGTTTGGGAACCAG gagCCTGGCAGTGAGTCTCAGATCAAACAGTTTGCTGAGTCTTACCACGCTCACTTCGACATGTTCAGTAAGATCAATGTGAACGGAGCCAACGCTCACCCTCTGTGGAAGTGGTTGAAGGAGCAGCCCAACGGGAGAGGCTTCCTGGGAAA CAGTATCAAGTGGAACTTCACCAAG TTTTTGATCAATCGAGAGGGGCAGGTGGTGAAGAGATACGGAATCCTGAGTGATCCAAGT GTGGTGGAGAAGGATCTTCCCCAATACCTTTAA
- the gpx4a gene encoding glutathione peroxidase 4a isoform X3 has translation MRLIGSTVFLSVLLQAMSAPTEDWQTATSIYDFSATDIDGNVVSLEKYRGNVVIITNVASKUGKTPVNYSQFAQMYATYAERGLRILAFPSNQFGNQEPGSESQIKQFAESYHAHFDMFSKINVNGANAHPLWKWLKEQPNGRGFLGNSIKWNFTKFLINREGQVVKRYGILSDPSVVEKDLPQYL, from the exons ATGCGTCTGATAGGGTCCaccgtctttctctctgtcctgctgcAGGCTATG TCTGCCCCGACAGAGGACTGGCAGACGGCCACGTCTATTTATGACTTCTCAGCGACAGATATTGATGGCAATGTGGTTTCCCTGGAGAAGTACAG ggGGAATGTTGTCATCATTACCAACGTTGCCTCTAAATGAGGCAAAACCCCAGTAAACTACTCTCAGTTTGCGCAGATGTACGCCACGTATGCTGAGAGAGGTTTACGCATCCTCGCCTTCCCCTCTAACCAGTTTGGGAACCAG gagCCTGGCAGTGAGTCTCAGATCAAACAGTTTGCTGAGTCTTACCACGCTCACTTCGACATGTTCAGTAAGATCAATGTGAACGGAGCCAACGCTCACCCTCTGTGGAAGTGGTTGAAGGAGCAGCCCAACGGGAGAGGCTTCCTGGGAAA CAGTATCAAGTGGAACTTCACCAAG TTTTTGATCAATCGAGAGGGGCAGGTGGTGAAGAGATACGGAATCCTGAGTGATCCAAGT GTGGTGGAGAAGGATCTTCCCCAATACCTTTAA
- the gpx4a gene encoding glutathione peroxidase 4a isoform X4 — translation MAFKWRKKSAPTEDWQTATSIYDFSATDIDGNVVSLEKYRGNVVIITNVASKUGKTPVNYSQFAQMYATYAERGLRILAFPSNQFGNQEPGSESQIKQFAESYHAHFDMFSKINVNGANAHPLWKWLKEQPNGRGFLGNSIKWNFTKFLINREGQVVKRYGILSDPSVVEKDLPQYL, via the exons TCTGCCCCGACAGAGGACTGGCAGACGGCCACGTCTATTTATGACTTCTCAGCGACAGATATTGATGGCAATGTGGTTTCCCTGGAGAAGTACAG ggGGAATGTTGTCATCATTACCAACGTTGCCTCTAAATGAGGCAAAACCCCAGTAAACTACTCTCAGTTTGCGCAGATGTACGCCACGTATGCTGAGAGAGGTTTACGCATCCTCGCCTTCCCCTCTAACCAGTTTGGGAACCAG gagCCTGGCAGTGAGTCTCAGATCAAACAGTTTGCTGAGTCTTACCACGCTCACTTCGACATGTTCAGTAAGATCAATGTGAACGGAGCCAACGCTCACCCTCTGTGGAAGTGGTTGAAGGAGCAGCCCAACGGGAGAGGCTTCCTGGGAAA CAGTATCAAGTGGAACTTCACCAAG TTTTTGATCAATCGAGAGGGGCAGGTGGTGAAGAGATACGGAATCCTGAGTGATCCAAGT GTGGTGGAGAAGGATCTTCCCCAATACCTTTAA